From the genome of Ancylothrix sp. D3o:
TCGATAGAAAGTTCAAAATCCTGTCTTGTTACCATTAAATCTAAATGTTGACCGGGTAGCAGGTCTAAAATAGAACAATAACTACTGTCTATATGGCTAAGGTCATGCTTAATCTTGATTACTGCGTCCTTTAATTTACGTTGAGCAACTCTCTCTTTTTGCACTTCACGGGCATTATCCAAACTAATCTTAGATTGTTCCAGAAACAACTTAGTCAAACATTCATCAAAGTCTATTCCCCCCAGTTTAGAATGCCCCCCTGTTGCTAAAACTTCAAACATTAGCTTATGAGGATTCTGTTGTAACCGGAATAAAGTTAAGTCAAATGTCCCACCACCCAAATCGAAGACCAAAATTTTTTCTTCTTCTCTATCCTGTCGAGTGTGATCAACTTGATCCAAAGCATAAGATAAAGATGCGGCAATTGGCTCTTTTAACAGTTTTTTGAAGTTAATGTTAGCCATTTTAGCTGCTTCTTCAGTATTTTCACAAGCAATTTCATCAAAATCATAGGGGACAGTTACAACTGTACTACGAGTTTGAAACTTTCCTTCAGGATATTGTCCAGTTACATCGCTGTAAATCCTTTTCAGCACTTCCGCAGATAGTTCTATTGGTGAAAATTTTGTTCCTCCAAGAATGATACAGGGTGAAGCATTGTTCATTTTTCGTTTAAACTCTCTAGCCATGTAGCTCGGATTCAATTCGCCCTTACTCAAAGCCGATTTGCCTACCAAAAATTGCTTTTTTTCATCAGTTGAATGATCGGAATCATAGTACACAACTGATTTTAGAGTTCTTTGGCCGAGATCGACCTCATAAGGAACTGGCATTATACCCTTCCAATAGGCGATCGCGCTATTGGTTGTACCCAAATCTATTCCCAGTACCGGATTGTGTTCGGAATCGTATTGCATGATTTTACTACTTCCTTAATTATTGACGATAATTACCATCGCTTCGCGCAGCAGTTGAGGTTGTTTGCCATCCCCCATACTGAACTCATAACCCTTACGAATCACTTCCTTAATAGATTCATTTGGTAATTGAGGATCGGCTTCTTTGTCCAAAGGTTCGTGACGATTCCAGTCTATTGGACTGCCAATCTCTATTTTCATTGTGCTGATGCCCAATGAAGTCAGCAAATCTAGCAAATTTGCTCGCAAAATTCCATGAAAGCCTAGCCAATGTTCGAGTATTTCCTGATACTGGCGGGTTTTCTCAACTAATTCTTTGATAACTGGCTTAGAATAGCGTTCTCCCTCATCTAAATTATCGAGAATTACCAGCACCTTATTTTTGACAAAATTTGTAAAGTTTTTTTGATGGGTCTCGGCTATATCTTGAATGGCGCGGATCTGCTGATAACGCTCTCGTTGCACATGATTTAATTCTGTTTCAATGGCTTGACTCGCTGCATCTGGATCTAAATCGGCATCTACAATATTCCTTAACTGTTGTTGGGTTATTGCCGGTAGCTGAGGTTTAGCTGGCAATTCATTCGCCATCAGCCCATCAACTACACCGCGCAACCGCAAGAAACTGCGATTTATCATTTCTATAACTTCATGTCGTGGTTTTAACCTTTCTTGGATTTTTTCGGGCAATTGTTCTTTTAACTTACGACAATCGGGTAGTAGGTTGCTCTGCCAATTCTCGATAGCAGACTTTAAGTCATAATTTAAAGTGGCATTCAAATTACTCCAATGTTGAGCCTGCTTGTAGTAGTCATCAATATCTTGTTGATCTTGAGCGAGACTAACCTCATCCTTCTGGCAAACGTCCTCAACAAGTTTTGCGATAGCCGGTGGCAGTGGAGGGAAAACCTGATGCTCCAACTGTTGCAATTGATTGATTATTGGGGGCAACTGACTTTCTAAGGCTGTGACACTCTCATTATTTGCTTGCAATTGGCTTTCTAAGCCCATCACCCGCTCGTTTAGCTGTGGAA
Proteins encoded in this window:
- the grpE gene encoding nucleotide exchange factor GrpE; protein product: MGKTKEKSIVITEKQHSILEQIVSQQFSPELVLGVLIIREIAKGKQEQQVADYLGIKIKPVRQWADKWLKATEEFSLDDISVDDERLTQLIEKVFGNFQLPSETESSPVLSSAWETQIQALSARLINLETQLQTTNQSVTGVESQFPQVINQLQRLENQLFPIIPQLNERVMGLESQLQANNESVTALESQLPPIINQLQQLEHQVFPPLPPAIAKLVEDVCQKDEVSLAQDQQDIDDYYKQAQHWSNLNATLNYDLKSAIENWQSNLLPDCRKLKEQLPEKIQERLKPRHEVIEMINRSFLRLRGVVDGLMANELPAKPQLPAITQQQLRNIVDADLDPDAASQAIETELNHVQRERYQQIRAIQDIAETHQKNFTNFVKNKVLVILDNLDEGERYSKPVIKELVEKTRQYQEILEHWLGFHGILRANLLDLLTSLGISTMKIEIGSPIDWNRHEPLDKEADPQLPNESIKEVIRKGYEFSMGDGKQPQLLREAMVIIVNN